CACCGGATCTCGTTTTTGCAATGTAAGCAAAGTTACCCATTATGCGCCTCAAAGGGTCAAGTGGCGGCGATTTATTCGTCGCCCAAACAAACTCTCATTACTTCTTCAAGCGTGGTTAACCCTGTCTCTACCTTCTCAAATCCGCTCTGACGCAACGTTTTCATGCCTTCTTTCAAAGCCAAGTGCCGGATTTCGCCGGCGGGACGGTTTTCTGCGATGAGTTGCCGTATGCCCGTTGTAATCGGCATCATCTCGACTATCGCAACTCGACCCGTATAGCCTCTTCCTTTGCAAAGGGCGCAGCCGCCGCCGCGCATAAAACGGATCGGCTTATCATTAACGTTCAACTGGCCGGGACTGGACACGGCGAGCAAGACCTCATCAGGAGGTTGATACTCTTCGAGACAATGACGGCAATTGCGACGTACCAAGCGCTGTGCAGCGACAAGCGTTAACGCGCTGGCCGCCATAAAGGACTCAATACCCATTGAGACAAGCCGCGTCGCGGTCGCCGGGGCGTCATTTGCATGAATAGTACTGAAGACCATGTGTCCGGTGAGTGCGGCTCGAACAGCAATATCAGCCGTATCAGCGTCACGGATCTCTCCAACCATAATAATATCGGGGTCCTGCCGGAGAAATGAACGCAGCGTGTTCGAAAATGTAATCTTTTTGCGGATATTTACTTGAACCTGATTAATCCGATCGATTTGATACTCCACAGGATCTTCAATCGTCGTGATGTTTCGCGTCTCATTCCGCAGTTCGAGAAGGCTCGCATAAAGCGTTGTCGATTTCCCAGACCCGGTCGGTCCTGAAAGCAAGATCATGCCATATGGATTATGAATCGCATTAGTAAATACCTTGTAATTGGTTTCGGAAAACCCCAAGTCCCTAAGGGAGAAATTAAACGTTGTTTTATCAAGAAGACGAAGGACAAGTTTTTCACCATGTAATGTTGGAATGGCTGAAACCCGAATATCCACTTCGCGCTGGTTCTTTTTATATGTAAACCGGCCGTCCTGGCAGGCGCGTCGCTCAGCAATATCCATATTGGCCAATATTTTGATCCGGGAGATAACACCGGTATAGACGGCTCGCGGGGGTGTTAGGGCATCATAGAGCAGGCCATCCATGCGAAACCGAATTACAAGATTATGCTCCTGCGGTTCTATGTGAATATCGGTCGCCCGATCCTCAAGCGACATTCCAATCATTTGATCAACGAGTTTAATGACCCCGGCATCCTGCGCCCGCCGTTGAACTTCATCTTCGTCGGGTTCGTCATCGGACGGGAGCATAACCTCAATCTCACCCATTACTTTATCGATGAGTTGATTGACGTTCCGGC
Above is a window of Candidatus Eisenbacteria bacterium DNA encoding:
- a CDS encoding GspE/PulE family protein, with translation MITRGQLDEALALQSDSRERLGGILCKLGYIGESDLLNTLATQFNLRMFEPAKDAIEPAAIDFIPLEFARRYNVLPIRLADEFLTVALSDPLDVEARDQLQKITMRKGLSVEYLLAPPDVLERTRETNYNRVEGSRNVNQLIDKVMGEIEVMLPSDDEPDEDEVQRRAQDAGVIKLVDQMIGMSLEDRATDIHIEPQEHNLVIRFRMDGLLYDALTPPRAVYTGVISRIKILANMDIAERRACQDGRFTYKKNQREVDIRVSAIPTLHGEKLVLRLLDKTTFNFSLRDLGFSETNYKVFTNAIHNPYGMILLSGPTGSGKSTTLYASLLELRNETRNITTIEDPVEYQIDRINQVQVNIRKKITFSNTLRSFLRQDPDIIMVGEIRDADTADIAVRAALTGHMVFSTIHANDAPATATRLVSMGIESFMAASALTLVAAQRLVRRNCRHCLEEYQPPDEVLLAVSSPGQLNVNDKPIRFMRGGGCALCKGRGYTGRVAIVEMMPITTGIRQLIAENRPAGEIRHLALKEGMKTLRQSGFEKVETGLTTLEEVMRVCLGDE